A window from Candidatus Nitrospira neomarina encodes these proteins:
- a CDS encoding DUF3313 domain-containing protein, with protein MLKEGEKGQATLVYIKEDPAKWKSFDKILLKPVQVWRGEESNAKDMDKEDAELLGRYLWSKLNEELQKDYQMVDKPGPGVLVFEMAITETGKSMPILDLATNLYPGALVLSQGKRLALGTNSFVGEASVEAKGTDAQDGTLMFAAVDRRGGGEISHEKSI; from the coding sequence ATGCTGAAAGAAGGTGAAAAGGGGCAAGCGACGCTGGTGTACATAAAAGAGGATCCGGCAAAATGGAAATCCTTCGATAAAATTTTGCTCAAGCCTGTCCAAGTGTGGCGAGGTGAAGAATCAAATGCCAAGGACATGGATAAAGAAGATGCGGAATTGCTAGGCCGGTATCTTTGGTCAAAACTCAATGAAGAGTTGCAAAAGGACTACCAGATGGTAGACAAGCCTGGTCCGGGTGTCCTTGTATTCGAAATGGCAATCACGGAAACCGGAAAGTCTATGCCTATACTGGATCTAGCCACCAATCTGTATCCCGGGGCGCTGGTGCTTTCACAAGGTAAGCGCCTGGCCCTTGGAACGAACTCCTTTGTGGGTGAAGCTTCTGTCGAAGCGAAGGGGACCGACGCCCAGGACGGTACTTTAATGTTTGCTGCCGTGGATCGGCGTGGGGGGGGGGAAATATCTCACGAAAAATCGATTTGA